In Ascochyta rabiei chromosome 18, complete sequence, one DNA window encodes the following:
- a CDS encoding putative protein kinase YGL059W encodes MYAAGRGLARATRPALSFSSHRGAAHAARAARAARAARAARASHTTHTTHTTHTAHTTHTTHAAAVAPRWKPSSALDEWVQREARPISLRQLTFFGRTLTESRLLDSANYCRLELPTRLAHRLRDIQTLPYVVVANPHLAHVYESYLHAFERFRRVPEIRSLDDNDRYCKVLEETVKEHATVIPRLAIGVLEVRNLMKPDETDKFMTTMLRARISRRVIAEQHLALTETFSSPWHFPHAQPPQDQEAIGEIFLRCNAREIVESCGKTTQELVKRAYGDHVDIPDINVYGHLDATFPYILTHLEYIIGELLRNSIQAVVEQRKSKDAKPPPIEVLICETSQHVIIRISDQGGGIPNELLPYLWSFSKGPRREKRLQNLARVPKLLGTLQELHVGDKSASELQQKHSMRSGDGDVHRGSLASLTSRAPDLRLGIGLPMSRLYAEYWAGTLEIHSLEGYGVDAFLQISKLGNKNERLTTRASMDAI; translated from the exons ATGTATGCAGCGGGAAGAGGCCTCGCTAGAGCTACACGCCCAGCCCTGTCGTTCTCAAGCCACAGGGGCGCTGCCCATGCTGCCCGTGCTGCCCGTGCTGCCCGTGCTGCCCGTGCTGCCCGTGCTAGCCATACTACCCATACTACCCATACTACCCATACTGCCCATACTACCCATACTACCCACGCTGCCGCTGTAGCCCCCAGATGGAAGCCCTCATCCGCGCTCGACGA ATGGGTGCAGCGCGAGGCCCGGCCCATCAGCCTCCGCCAGTTGACCTTCTTCGGCAGGACGCTCACCGAGTCTCGTCTGCTGGACTCGGCCAACTACTGTCGACTCGAGCTGCCGACAAG ACTGGCCCATCGTCTGCGCGACATCCAGACCCTGCCGTACGTCGTCGTTGCGAACCCCCACCTCGCCCACGTCTACGAGTCCTATCTGCACGCCTTTGAGCGATTCCGCCGCGTGCCCGAAATCCGATCCCTCGACGACAACGACCGCTACTGCAAAGTGCTCGAGGAAACCGTCAAGGAACACGCTACCGTCATACCACGACTGGCCATTGGCGTGCTGGAAGTACGCAACCTCATGAAGCCTGACGAGACCGACAAATTCATGACCACCATGTTGCGAGCG CGCATATCGCGGCGAGTCATCGCCGAACAGCACCTAGCCCTCACCGAGACCTTCAGTTCGCCCTGGCACTTCCCCCACGCCCAACCGCCCCAGGATCAGGAGGCCATCGGAGAGATCTTCTTACGATGCAACGCGAGAGAGATTGTCGAGTCGTGTGGCAAGACCACGCAAGAGCTGGTCAAGCGTGCCTACGGCGACCACGTCGACATTCCCGACATCAACGTCTACGGCCACCTGGATGCCACCTTTCCCTACATTCTGACCCACCTGGAATACATCATCGGCGAGTTGTTGCGTAACTCCATCCAGGCCGTCGTCGAACAGCGCAAATCCAAAGACGCAAAGCCACCGCCAATCGAGGTGCTCATCTGCGAGACTTCCCAGCACGTCATCATCAGAATCTCGGATCAAGGCGGGGGCATTCCCAACGAGCTGCTGCCCTACTTGTGGAGTTTCAGTAAAGGCCCACGTCGTGAGAAGAGACTGCAAAATCTGGCCAGAGTGCCAAAGCTGCTTGGCACGCTGCAGGAGCTGCACGTCGGCGATAAGTCGGCATCGGAGCTGCAACAAAAGCACAGCATGAGGTCAGGCGACGGCGACGTTCATCGCGGCTCGCTGGCGTCTTTGACCTCCAGGGCGCCTGATCTTCGCCTTGGCATCGGTCTTCCCATGTCGAGGCTGTATGCGG AATACTGGGCTGGCACTTTGGAGATCCACAGCCTCGAAGGCTATGGAGTGGATGCCTTTCTTCAGATCTCAAAGTTGGGCAACAAGAACGAACGACTCACCACACGTGCCTCGATGGATGCCATCTAG
- a CDS encoding Ubiquitinyl hydrolase 1, translating to MDQTGTDMLVDHEYDDKQAHVAIITPADSDDQMDDLDADPEPRADDYDAFMKKHLPELPDQDMAAETHHTWEIKDWRTLTKKEHGPIFHCAGQPWRILFFPYGNNVEFASFYLEQAYQDKQMPDDWYACVQFMLVLWNPNDPTMFITHTAHHRFTADEGDWGFTRFAELRRLFANTWDDRGRPMVEGNAANVTAYVRVLKDPTGVLWHNFLNYDSKKETGMVGLKNQGATCYLNSLLQSLYFTNAFRQAVYQIPTDEDDKGSSYALQRLFYLLQNTNNAVSTTGLTHSFGWDSKQIFEQQDVQELSRVLMDNLDAKMKGSIAEGALERMFVGKMKTYISCINVDYESSRIEDYWDIQLNVSGNKNLDDSFKDYVQVETMDGENKYFAEGFGLQDAKKGVIFESFPPVLHLQLKRFEYDFQRDAMMKVNDRYEFPEVWDASPYLSEGADRSEPYVYRLHSVLVHSGDLNAGHYYAFIKPTKDGHYYKFDDDRVTRATQREALEENFGGDYAQVPNGNAGQRNPYTRTWSSKRSMSAYMLVYIRESRIDSILPDSASVAPPKHLAERIAEEHAAFEKKKKEREEAHLYMDIAVASEENFKVYQGFDIVPWKGDSETAANPKVYRVLRTMTMAQFNSLVGKDLGIDGDMLRPWSMVNRQNGTIRPDTPLEFPDMTVEEASAKHGTKQSTFRLWMEKAAQRDADGAPAFDDKLLELKAANDKPIMLFLKHFDMKTQSLFGITTFYAAYQDRVSDLFPTICTLLGWPAGTPMKLSEEIKMSMIEGMKPKTTLAQSELQDGDIVTVQQTLTEKETEQIKSTGGYVDAKDFYEFLLNRISVEFVPRSQPEGVELPCFSLTLSKKMSYDQMAAKVAEYLQADPTHLRFTTVSTAGKPKQPVKYNANHTLNNIMFPGPYSYAQASGQRPDALFYEKLEMSLKELEQRKPVRLTWLPEGLQKEEEVTLMIPKSAQVADLLDELQRKVNISDETMNKVQLWEVSMHRFSKQLASELQITALTEYSQLYAMPVPEIDAPRRISVFHFDKDHTKAHGIPFQFALLEGEPFSETKQRLSDLTKIKGKQLDKIKFAKVPRAQYSKPVYIEEDDEILWDTVADDHSLGLDHPNKSRSFWGKSDSIFIR from the exons ATGGATCAG ACCGGCACCGACATGCTCGTCGACCACGAGTACGACGACAAGCAGGCCCACGTCGCCATCATCACCCCCGCCGACTCGGACGACCAGATGGACGACCTGGACGCCGACCCCGAGCCCCGCGCCGACGACTACGACGCCTTCATGAAGAAACACCTGCCCGAGCTGCCCGACCAGGACATGGCCGCCGAGACACACCACACCTGGGAGATCAAAGACTGGCGGACCCTCACCAAGAAGGAGCATGGCCCCATCTTCCACTGCGCCGGACAGCCCTGGCGCATCCTGTTCTTCCCCTACGGCAACAACGTCGAGTTTGCCTCCTTCTACCTCGAGCAGGCCTACCAAGACAAGCAGATGCCCGACGACTGGTATGCCTGCGTGCAGTTCATGCTCGTCCTCTGGAACCCAAACGACCCCACCATGTTCATCACACACACCGCACACCACCGCTTCACCGCCGACGAGGGCGACTGGGGCTTCACACGCTTCGCCGAACTGCGCAGGCTCTTTGCAAACACTTGGGACGACCGGGGGCGTCCCATGGTCGAAGGCAACGCCGCCAACGTCACAGCCTACGTCCGCGTGCTCAAGGACCCCACCGGCGTGCTCTGGCACAACTTCTTGAA CTACGACTCCAAGAAGGAGACCGGCATGGTCGGCCTGAAGAACCAAGGCGCAACCTGCTACTTGAACTCGCTGCTGCAGTCGCTCTACTTCACAAACGCCTTCCGCCAGGCCGTCTACCAGATCCCCACCGACGAAGACGACAAGGGCAGCTCGTACGCGTTGCAACGCCTCTTTTATCTGCTGCAGAACACGAACAACGCCGTCAGCACCACGGGTCTGACGCACTCCTTCGGCTGGGACTCGAAACAAATCTTCGAGCAGCAGGACGTGCAGGAGCTATCTCGTGTTCTCATGGACAACCTCGACGCCAAGATGAAGGGTTCCATAGCCGAGGGTGCCCTGGAGAGGATGTTTGTGGGCAAGATGAAGACGTACATTTCCTGCATCAACGTGGACTACGAGTCGTCCCGGATAGAGGACTACTGGGACATCCAGCTCAACGTCAGCGGAAACAAGAACCTGGATGACAGCTTCAAGGACTACGTCCAGGTCGAAACCATGGACGGCGAGAACAAATACTTCGCCGAAGGTTTCGGTCTACAGGACGCCAAGAAAGGAGTCATCTTCGAGAGCTTCCCCCCGGTCTTGCACCTCCAGCTCAAGCGCTTCGAGTACGACTTCCAACGCGATGCCATGATGAAGGTCAACGACCGTTACGAGTTCCCAGAGGTTTGGGACGCATCGCCCTATCTGTCCGAGGGCGCCGATCGATCAGAGCCCTACGTCTATCGTCTGCACAGCGTCCTGGTGCACAGCGGCGACCTCAACGCCGGTCACTACTACGCCTTCATCAAACCCACAAAGGACGGACACTATTACAAGTTTGACGATGACCGCGTGACGCGCGCCACGCAGCGTGAAGCGCTGGAGGAGAACTTTGGCGGCGACTACGCTCAGGTGCCAAATGGCAATGCCGGCCAGCGAAACCCCTACACCAGGACCTGGTCTTCCAAGCGCTCCATGAGCGCATACATGCTGGTCTACATTCGCGAGAGCAGAATCGACAGCATACTCCCGGACTCCGCAAGCGTGGCGCCGCCGAAGCATCTAGCGGAGCGTATCGCCGAGGAGCACGCCGCTTttgagaagaagaagaaggagcgAGAGGAGGCGCATCTGTACATGGATATTGCCGTTGCATCCGAGGAGAACTTCAAGGTCTACCAGGGATTCGATATCGTGCCGTGGAAGGGTGATTCAGAGACAGCTGCCAATCCCAAGGTATACCGCGTCCTCCGTACAATGACCATGGCCCAATTCAACTCGCTGGTAGGCAAGGACCTCGGCATCGATGGCGACATGCTACGGCCATGGTCCATGGTGAACCGCCAAAATGGCACCATCCGTCCAGACACACCTCTAGAGTTCCCCGACATGACGGTGGAGGAAGCGTCAGCCAAGCACGGTACCAAACAATCGACATTCAGGTTGTGGATGGAGAAGGCCGCACAGCGCGATGCAGACGGCGCACCTGCGTTCGACGACAAGCTCTTGGAGCTGAAGGCCGCAAACGACAAGCCCATCATGCTGTTCCTGAAGCACTTCGACATGAAGACGCAGAGCCTGTTTGGTATCACCACCTTCTACGCCGCCTATCAAGACCGGGTCTCCGACCTATTTCCGACCATCTGCACCCTCCTCGGCTGGCCTGCTGGCACACCGATGAAGCTGTCGGAAGAGATCAAGATGAGCATGATCGAAGGGATGAAGCCCAAGACAACACTCGCGCAATCAGAGCTCCAAGATGGCGACATCGTCACGGTCCAACAGACACTGACCGAGAAGGAGACTGAGCAGATCAAGTCAACAGGAGGTTACGTCGATGCCAAGGACTTTTACGAATTTCTCCTGAACAGGATCAGCGTTGAATTCGTTCCAAGGTCTCAGCCCGAGGGGGTGGAACTGCCATGCTTCTCCTTGACTTTGAGCAAGAAGATGTCGTACGATCAGATGGCCGCCAAGGTCGCCGAGTATCTTCAAGCCGACCCAACCCATTTGCGATTCACGACGGTCAGCACGGCTGGCAAGCCCAAGCAGCCTGTCAAGTACAACGCTAACCACACACTGAACAACATCATGTTCCCTGGACCTTATAGCTACGCGCAAGCTTCGGGCCAGCGACCCGACGCCTTGTTTTACGAGAAGCTCGAGATGAGTCTCAAAGAGCTTGAGCAGAGGAAGCCTGTTAGGCTGACCTGGTTGCCAGAAGGCCTCCAAAAAGAG GAGGAGGTCACCCTCATGATTCCCAAGAGCGCCCAGGTGGCTGACTTGCTAGACGAACTGCAACGCAAGGTCAACATTAGCGACGAGACGATGAACAAGGTTCAGCTCTGGGAGGTATCCATGCACAGATTCTCCAAGCAGCTGGCGTCGGAGCTCCAGATCACGGCTCTTACCGAGTACTCGCAACTGTATGCAATGCCCGTCCCGGAAATCGATGCGCCGCGCAGGATCTCGGTCTTCCATTTCGACAAGGACCACACAAAGGCCCACGGCATTCCCTTCCAATTCGCCCTCTTGGAGGGAGAGCCATTCAGCGAAACCAAGCAGCGTCTTTCGGATCTGACGAAGATCAAGGGAAAGCAGCTCGATAAGATCAAGTTTGCCAAGGTGCCTAGGGCGCAATACTCCAAGCCGGTTTACATCGAGGAGGACG ACGAGATTCTGTGGGACACTGTAGCCGACGACCATTCGCTCGGACTAGACCACCCGAACAAGAGCAGGAGCTTCTGGGGGAAGTCGGACTCGATATTCATCCGTTGA
- a CDS encoding Ubiquitinyl hydrolase 1, translated as MAFHAPNMAFHAPNMAFHAPLTMRQTGTDMLVDHEYDDKQAHVAIITPADSDDQMDDLDADPEPRADDYDAFMKKHLPELPDQDMAAETHHTWEIKDWRTLTKKEHGPIFHCAGQPWRILFFPYGNNVEFASFYLEQAYQDKQMPDDWYACVQFMLVLWNPNDPTMFITHTAHHRFTADEGDWGFTRFAELRRLFANTWDDRGRPMVEGNAANVTAYVRVLKDPTGVLWHNFLNYDSKKETGMVGLKNQGATCYLNSLLQSLYFTNAFRQAVYQIPTDEDDKGSSYALQRLFYLLQNTNNAVSTTGLTHSFGWDSKQIFEQQDVQELSRVLMDNLDAKMKGSIAEGALERMFVGKMKTYISCINVDYESSRIEDYWDIQLNVSGNKNLDDSFKDYVQVETMDGENKYFAEGFGLQDAKKGVIFESFPPVLHLQLKRFEYDFQRDAMMKVNDRYEFPEVWDASPYLSEGADRSEPYVYRLHSVLVHSGDLNAGHYYAFIKPTKDGHYYKFDDDRVTRATQREALEENFGGDYAQVPNGNAGQRNPYTRTWSSKRSMSAYMLVYIRESRIDSILPDSASVAPPKHLAERIAEEHAAFEKKKKEREEAHLYMDIAVASEENFKVYQGFDIVPWKGDSETAANPKVYRVLRTMTMAQFNSLVGKDLGIDGDMLRPWSMVNRQNGTIRPDTPLEFPDMTVEEASAKHGTKQSTFRLWMEKAAQRDADGAPAFDDKLLELKAANDKPIMLFLKHFDMKTQSLFGITTFYAAYQDRVSDLFPTICTLLGWPAGTPMKLSEEIKMSMIEGMKPKTTLAQSELQDGDIVTVQQTLTEKETEQIKSTGGYVDAKDFYEFLLNRISVEFVPRSQPEGVELPCFSLTLSKKMSYDQMAAKVAEYLQADPTHLRFTTVSTAGKPKQPVKYNANHTLNNIMFPGPYSYAQASGQRPDALFYEKLEMSLKELEQRKPVRLTWLPEGLQKEEEVTLMIPKSAQVADLLDELQRKVNISDETMNKVQLWEVSMHRFSKQLASELQITALTEYSQLYAMPVPEIDAPRRISVFHFDKDHTKAHGIPFQFALLEGEPFSETKQRLSDLTKIKGKQLDKIKFAKVPRAQYSKPVYIEEDDEILWDTVADDHSLGLDHPNKSRSFWGKSDSIFIR; from the exons ATGGCCTTTCACGCACCCAACATGGCCTTTCACGCACCCAACATGGCCTTCCACGCACCGCTAACCATGCGCCAGACCGGCACCGACATGCTCGTCGACCACGAGTACGACGACAAGCAGGCCCACGTCGCCATCATCACCCCCGCCGACTCGGACGACCAGATGGACGACCTGGACGCCGACCCCGAGCCCCGCGCCGACGACTACGACGCCTTCATGAAGAAACACCTGCCCGAGCTGCCCGACCAGGACATGGCCGCCGAGACACACCACACCTGGGAGATCAAAGACTGGCGGACCCTCACCAAGAAGGAGCATGGCCCCATCTTCCACTGCGCCGGACAGCCCTGGCGCATCCTGTTCTTCCCCTACGGCAACAACGTCGAGTTTGCCTCCTTCTACCTCGAGCAGGCCTACCAAGACAAGCAGATGCCCGACGACTGGTATGCCTGCGTGCAGTTCATGCTCGTCCTCTGGAACCCAAACGACCCCACCATGTTCATCACACACACCGCACACCACCGCTTCACCGCCGACGAGGGCGACTGGGGCTTCACACGCTTCGCCGAACTGCGCAGGCTCTTTGCAAACACTTGGGACGACCGGGGGCGTCCCATGGTCGAAGGCAACGCCGCCAACGTCACAGCCTACGTCCGCGTGCTCAAGGACCCCACCGGCGTGCTCTGGCACAACTTCTTGAA CTACGACTCCAAGAAGGAGACCGGCATGGTCGGCCTGAAGAACCAAGGCGCAACCTGCTACTTGAACTCGCTGCTGCAGTCGCTCTACTTCACAAACGCCTTCCGCCAGGCCGTCTACCAGATCCCCACCGACGAAGACGACAAGGGCAGCTCGTACGCGTTGCAACGCCTCTTTTATCTGCTGCAGAACACGAACAACGCCGTCAGCACCACGGGTCTGACGCACTCCTTCGGCTGGGACTCGAAACAAATCTTCGAGCAGCAGGACGTGCAGGAGCTATCTCGTGTTCTCATGGACAACCTCGACGCCAAGATGAAGGGTTCCATAGCCGAGGGTGCCCTGGAGAGGATGTTTGTGGGCAAGATGAAGACGTACATTTCCTGCATCAACGTGGACTACGAGTCGTCCCGGATAGAGGACTACTGGGACATCCAGCTCAACGTCAGCGGAAACAAGAACCTGGATGACAGCTTCAAGGACTACGTCCAGGTCGAAACCATGGACGGCGAGAACAAATACTTCGCCGAAGGTTTCGGTCTACAGGACGCCAAGAAAGGAGTCATCTTCGAGAGCTTCCCCCCGGTCTTGCACCTCCAGCTCAAGCGCTTCGAGTACGACTTCCAACGCGATGCCATGATGAAGGTCAACGACCGTTACGAGTTCCCAGAGGTTTGGGACGCATCGCCCTATCTGTCCGAGGGCGCCGATCGATCAGAGCCCTACGTCTATCGTCTGCACAGCGTCCTGGTGCACAGCGGCGACCTCAACGCCGGTCACTACTACGCCTTCATCAAACCCACAAAGGACGGACACTATTACAAGTTTGACGATGACCGCGTGACGCGCGCCACGCAGCGTGAAGCGCTGGAGGAGAACTTTGGCGGCGACTACGCTCAGGTGCCAAATGGCAATGCCGGCCAGCGAAACCCCTACACCAGGACCTGGTCTTCCAAGCGCTCCATGAGCGCATACATGCTGGTCTACATTCGCGAGAGCAGAATCGACAGCATACTCCCGGACTCCGCAAGCGTGGCGCCGCCGAAGCATCTAGCGGAGCGTATCGCCGAGGAGCACGCCGCTTttgagaagaagaagaaggagcgAGAGGAGGCGCATCTGTACATGGATATTGCCGTTGCATCCGAGGAGAACTTCAAGGTCTACCAGGGATTCGATATCGTGCCGTGGAAGGGTGATTCAGAGACAGCTGCCAATCCCAAGGTATACCGCGTCCTCCGTACAATGACCATGGCCCAATTCAACTCGCTGGTAGGCAAGGACCTCGGCATCGATGGCGACATGCTACGGCCATGGTCCATGGTGAACCGCCAAAATGGCACCATCCGTCCAGACACACCTCTAGAGTTCCCCGACATGACGGTGGAGGAAGCGTCAGCCAAGCACGGTACCAAACAATCGACATTCAGGTTGTGGATGGAGAAGGCCGCACAGCGCGATGCAGACGGCGCACCTGCGTTCGACGACAAGCTCTTGGAGCTGAAGGCCGCAAACGACAAGCCCATCATGCTGTTCCTGAAGCACTTCGACATGAAGACGCAGAGCCTGTTTGGTATCACCACCTTCTACGCCGCCTATCAAGACCGGGTCTCCGACCTATTTCCGACCATCTGCACCCTCCTCGGCTGGCCTGCTGGCACACCGATGAAGCTGTCGGAAGAGATCAAGATGAGCATGATCGAAGGGATGAAGCCCAAGACAACACTCGCGCAATCAGAGCTCCAAGATGGCGACATCGTCACGGTCCAACAGACACTGACCGAGAAGGAGACTGAGCAGATCAAGTCAACAGGAGGTTACGTCGATGCCAAGGACTTTTACGAATTTCTCCTGAACAGGATCAGCGTTGAATTCGTTCCAAGGTCTCAGCCCGAGGGGGTGGAACTGCCATGCTTCTCCTTGACTTTGAGCAAGAAGATGTCGTACGATCAGATGGCCGCCAAGGTCGCCGAGTATCTTCAAGCCGACCCAACCCATTTGCGATTCACGACGGTCAGCACGGCTGGCAAGCCCAAGCAGCCTGTCAAGTACAACGCTAACCACACACTGAACAACATCATGTTCCCTGGACCTTATAGCTACGCGCAAGCTTCGGGCCAGCGACCCGACGCCTTGTTTTACGAGAAGCTCGAGATGAGTCTCAAAGAGCTTGAGCAGAGGAAGCCTGTTAGGCTGACCTGGTTGCCAGAAGGCCTCCAAAAAGAG GAGGAGGTCACCCTCATGATTCCCAAGAGCGCCCAGGTGGCTGACTTGCTAGACGAACTGCAACGCAAGGTCAACATTAGCGACGAGACGATGAACAAGGTTCAGCTCTGGGAGGTATCCATGCACAGATTCTCCAAGCAGCTGGCGTCGGAGCTCCAGATCACGGCTCTTACCGAGTACTCGCAACTGTATGCAATGCCCGTCCCGGAAATCGATGCGCCGCGCAGGATCTCGGTCTTCCATTTCGACAAGGACCACACAAAGGCCCACGGCATTCCCTTCCAATTCGCCCTCTTGGAGGGAGAGCCATTCAGCGAAACCAAGCAGCGTCTTTCGGATCTGACGAAGATCAAGGGAAAGCAGCTCGATAAGATCAAGTTTGCCAAGGTGCCTAGGGCGCAATACTCCAAGCCGGTTTACATCGAGGAGGACG ACGAGATTCTGTGGGACACTGTAGCCGACGACCATTCGCTCGGACTAGACCACCCGAACAAGAGCAGGAGCTTCTGGGGGAAGTCGGACTCGATATTCATCCGTTGA
- a CDS encoding putative mannosyltransferase ktr4 — translation MALPKSMRYLAGATICVFVFLFVQILKAPSAGELEAPNKVPNTVPLSKEGQWDHDPQLDPSGEPPEPLRRVDGNNYAPNNPNSARINATILSLVRNEEIHDMLQSMHDLERTWNHKFNYPWTFFNDKPFTEEFKAKTRAATKAEVRYELVPAEHWDVPSWINEDLYRESVSLLTAQKVQYMEKRSYHQMCRWNSGLFSEHPALKDVQYYWRVEPNVHFFCDVDYDVFAWMQDHNKTYGFNINIYDSAESVATLWPETKKFLHDHPDYVHPNNAREWLEDGNRRPENNKKANGYSTCHFWSNFEVGDLSFWRSKKYREYFDHLDRAGGFFYERWGDAPVHSVALGLFEDKSKIHWFRDIGYQHIPFFNCPNSPKCKGCVMGRFTDGAQWLNREDCRPLWFKYVGMD, via the exons ATGGCGCTGCCAAAGAGCATGCGCTACCTGGCAGGTGCCACGATATgcgtcttcgtcttcctgTTCGTGCAGATACTGAAAGCTCCCTCTGCAGGTGAGCTGGAGGCCCCGAACAAAGTCCCGAACACAGTCCCGCTGTCGAAAGAAGGTCAGTGGGACCATGACCCACAACTGGATC CCTCGGGCGAGCCTCCAGAGCCTTTACGACGGGTCGATGGGAACAACTATGCGCCGAACAACCCAAACAGCGCACGCATCAACGCCACGATCCTGAGCCTGGTCCGCAATGAGGAGATTCACGACATGCTCCAAAGCATGCACGATCTCGAAAGGACGTGGAACCACAAGTTCAACTATCCATGGACCTTCTTCAACGACAAGCCGTTTACAGAAGAGTTCAAGGCGAAGACACGGGCAGCTACCAAGGCGGAAGTGCGATATG AGCTCGTCCCTGCCGAACACTGGGACGTACCCTCCTGGATCAACGAAGACCTCTACCGGGAGTCCGTCTCCCTTCTGACAGCGCAGAAAGTACAGTACATGGAGAAACGGTCGTATCACCAGATGTGTAGGTGGAACAGCGGCCTGTTCAGCGAGCATCCCGCGCTGAAAGACGTGCAATACTACTGGCGAGTCGAGCCCAACGTCCACTTCTTCTGCGACGTCGACTACGATGTATTTGCGTGGATGCAGGATCACAACAAGACCTACGGtttcaacatcaacatctaCGATAGTGCTGAGAGCGTTGCCACCCTGTGGCCCGAGACGAAAAAGTTTTTGCACGACCACCCAGACTATGTGCATCCGAACAACGCGCGCGAATGGCTGGAGGACGGGAACAGGAGACCTGAAAATAACAAGAAGGCGAACGGATACTCGACCTGCCACTTCTGGTCGAACTTCGAGGTCGGCGACTTGAGCTTCTGGCGCAGCAAGAAGTATCGCGAGTACTTCGATCACCTCGACCGCGCTGGTGGCTTCTTCTACGAGCGTTGGGGTGATGCGCCTGTGCATAGCGTTGCCCTAGGGCTGTTCGAGGATAAGAGCAAGATCCATTGGTTCCGTGACATCGGCTACCAGCACATTCCTTTCTTCAACTGCCCCAACAGTCCCAAATGCAAGGGCTGCGTCATGGGCCGCTTTACCGATGGCGCGCAGTGGCTCAACCGAGAGGACTGTCGCCCACTGTGGTTCAAGTACGTCGGGATGGACTGA